A stretch of DNA from Candidatus Zixiibacteriota bacterium:
GCCGTCATCCGTAATCTCGACACTCTCGGCACCGTCAATCCGCAGCTTTATTTGCGCCGGATCACCTCCGGGGTTGACAATTAGATCGTATTCCAGGGCCTGCCCTTGAGCATAATACTTCAGGTCGATATTCGGATAAACCGACTCATAGACCACGCTGGCGCTGACCGGCACTCCCTGTTTCCAGGCCATGGGATTGTTGCCAATGAAGTAATTCGCATACCAACCTGCCGACTCGCCGCTCCGTGCCCGCGAATGGTCGGCGCCCTCGAAGGAGATCGTCATTAGGTGAGATTCGTAACCAAGATCCGCCACACTCGGCAATGTCGACTTGGCCATCTCTGCGGCATCGCCCGCGACCTCGGCCGTTGGACTGACGCGCACGAACTGATACACTGCTCCGGACTTCGTCAACCAAATGGCGACGCCCTGTGCATCTGCTCGATAAAGCACCTCTTCGTTGAATTGACCTTCGTTCGGTACAAATGCGAGCTGCACCGCTCCTCCCACCGGCTGCGCGCTCGCCCCTAACGACGTAAGCGCGACGACCAGCGCGACGGCTAATAAACAGAATCTTGCCGGCATGCATCCTCCTTTAAGATTTGGGGCTGAAAACTGGGGGCAAACTGTAGGCAATAGCAGCCCGCTCGGGACTGCGTGCATTCTCGAAGAGACAGCGGTGTTGCTTGTACACTTCGGCATCAATCACCTTTTGCCCAGTGACTTGGGAAAGTAACTGACTATAGAATAATGAATGCGGTGAATTTGGTCAATGAAAAAGGCGGCTACTTCTTGATTCTAAGTGTCAAGAACACCCACGGCCGAATCATCGACCACCAGCCGGAGAAGGCCCTGATTTTCGAGTAGTTCTTGCCGTCGGGCGGATAAATCATCGACACCGGCCGCTCGCAGACGCGGAATCCGAGTTTGATCGCTTTGTAGTGGACGTAATATTCCATTTCATACTTGTCCAGCCACTCCTGCCACACATCAACCTGCGGATGCCGGATGATGTCCAGCCGGTAGGCGCGGAAACCACACGTCACGTCGGTCCCCTTGAATCCCGTGAATAACCAGACGACGAATGTAAACACCGGGATCGTAACCCGCCGGAAGAGCGGCATATTCGCGCTCACTCCCTCTTCGAGATAACGCGACCCCTGCACGTAATCGGCCTCTCCTGCCGCAATCGGCTGCAATAATCGCGGAATCTCCGACGGTCTCATCTTGCCGTTGCCGGCGATCAAGACAATGGCATCATAACCCTTGTCCAGTGCGTATCTAAACACCGTTTTGATCGCGGCGCCCGCGCCCAAATTACGCTCGTGATCGAGCACCGGAAACCCCAGTTCAACCACATGGTGCCGCGACTGATCGGTTGATCCGTCGTTCATCACCACGACGTCGTAATCGCGCTCATTCGCTGCCGGAAACTGCTCCAGAACCCGGCGAATCTTCTCCCCTTCGTTGTAACAAAACACCGCAACCAGCGACTTCACTGCCCGAATTCCCGTTCCACGATCGGCAATAGTTGATGCATGGAGTCGATAATATGGTCCGGCCCCAACGCCTGCAAGAATTCTTTTGTGCGGATGCCGCCCGTCACTGCCACCGTGCGCAGTCCCAGAAGCTGCCCCGCTTTGACGTCTGATTCCGTGTCGCCGACCAGCATCCCGCTCGCCGCCGCCGCGCCGACATACTGCCGGATCAATTCCAGCTTGATCTGGAAATCCCCATGATTGTTCTCCTTGGTCAGGATCGCCGCGAAGTGTTTCTCCAGATCGAAGTGCTTCAGTTCCCACATCAGACTCGCGCGCCGGTTGCGCAGCGTTACCAGCACTAACTCATGCCGCTTCTGCAAAGACTCCAGCGCCGCCACTGCCCCGTCGATGATCTCGTCATACTGGAGATACTCGATATTCTCGATCACCTTCAGCCGTTCCGGGATATAGACCTCGGCAAACTCGGCCGGCGCAGTCTTTGCCACAATTTGCGGTTCAGGGATCTTATGCCGTTTGCACTCCCAGTATTCCTGTGCCGAGAGCACGGCGTGCCCGTGCGCGGCAAACAGGTCGGTGTAGATGCGATAGAATTTCGGGGCGACGTCCAGGATTGGACCATCGAGGTCAAAGAAGATTCGGCTCAACTCAGCGCCTCACAGCGCACTTAACATACAATTCCGCGCACGCGTCGGAGAACTGCTTGCCCACTCGATAGTAGGCGTCAATCAGGTTGCGCGGCCATTGCTCCATCTGCGCGTTCGCCAGCGGCTTCAAATAAATCCCTTCCGCATGAACAACCTGTAGTCCCGCCTTAGTGATATGCTCCTCCAGCAGCGGCCGCGTGTACACCCGCTTGTGACCGTACTTGTGGTCCCGCTCCGATAACGCCGTCACCGACGGCAGCATCCCCATCGCGACGCCGATCCGCCGATGCAGGCTGTCCGCGTTCGGAACCACGATGTGAATCGCCGCTGCACGATCCGGAGTCAACCAACGCGCCATCTTCGATAGCAGCGCGACCGGGTCGTCGATGTGTTCCAGCGCCCGCGCCAGGATAATGTCCGTGTACTTCTTGGAAGTATCGTAATCCTCGAACAGCGCCAGCTCGAATCTCACCTGCCCGCCCAGTTCCGGTTTGAGCTGGTCGATGTACTTTTGCGAGCCGTCGACCACGTCTAACCGCGCCACCTTCGTCAGCAACAACCGCGTCATCACGCCCGACGCGCATCCCATCTCCAGGATCTGATCGCCGCACAGGTGATGTTGGAGGACGTCGAAATTGAACTCGATCAAATAGCGGTCGAAATCGACTTCGGAATTGTAGGAATCGGAAATCTTGTCGAGGCGTTCGAACTTGTCGCTCATCAGTAGCTCATGCGTTGCCAGCGGCCGGCGTTCGCGGCCAGCCAGCGGTACTCGCGCTCCAGACCTTCATCAAGCATCACCTGCGGCTCCCACCCGAGCAGCTCCTTGGCTTTGTGATTGGCCAGCACCATTGCGGACAACTCCGAGGGCAGCCGCATCCGGCCGTCAACCTTCTCCGACCTCTCACCCGGCTTCACTTGCTCGAATTCCACCCGCAGCTTGCCGTCGCCGAACTTCGCCACCATCTTCTCCGCCAACTGCCGCACCGAAGTCGCAGTTCCCGTGGAAATATTGAACACGTGGCCGTTGGCGCGTTCATCCACCAGCGCCTGATTGTGCAACCGCACCAGATCGCCGACATAAGTGAAATCGCGAACTTGCTTACCTTCACCAAACACTACCGGATTCTTGCCGTCCAGGATCCGCTTCAGGAAGATCGTCAGCACGCGCCCGTACCACTCCCGCTCGCCGTAGATGATCGCATAGCGAAATGACACGATCGGCAATTTGTACAGCTCGCAAAATATCTGCCCGTACTTCTCTGCCGCCAGCTTCGATGCCCCGTACGCCCAGTTCGGATTCGTCGGGTGCTTGGTTTCATCCGACGGCGTGTACAGCGGCTGCCCGTAAACACACGCCGACGAGGCGTTCATGATCTTCTCGACCCCGTTGGCAACCGCCGCCTGAAACACGTGCAACGTGCCGATCGTATTCGACCGCAGATCGTCAATCGGATCGTCGACGCAGTGCGTGATCTCCAACTGCGCTGCCTGATGACTGACCACGTGGGGCCCCGTCATCGCGGTTTTCAGTTTCTCGTAGTCGAGGATGTCGCCTTCGATGACCTGAATCTCCTTCGCCACCGGCGCCAGGTTCTCCCGCAAGCCCGATGAAAAATTGTCGTAGACCGTCACCCGCGCGCCGGCCTGCACCAGACTCATGGTTAAATGCGACCCAATAAATCCAGCACCGCCGGTCAAAAAGACCTTCTTGCCGTTTAGATTCATAACCACCTTAGGAAGTCAACTTCGGGATCGGCAGTACGGAACCATTCTCCCGCACATACACCTCTTCCCAATACCGCAGCATCAATAAATTCTTCTCGTACTGCCCGATGATCGGCTCCACCTTGTCCCCCAGCACCATCTTGCACAGTAAATACGGCGAATTCATCCCCGCCGCGACCGTCAATGTCAGCGTTCCGGCGTAGCGCGGATTGATCTCGAAGAAACAATAGCGCCCCTCCGGCGTGACGAACAACTGGATATTACAGTGCCCGATGTTCTTCATCTTCTCGGCGATATACTTCGCTTTCTCGACCATCACCGGATCATCCACCGTCCGCCCCTTGTACGAAATCCCGACCTTGGTCTCGACCCGCTGGCGCGGCACCACCCCGATCACCCGGCTGCTGAAATCCGACAGCACGTCGATCGTGTATTCCTTGCCGGTGACGTACTCCTGCAACACCGGATCGTCCACCTCTTTCAGGTAGCGCGCCAGATCCTCCGGATTGTTGATCTTGTGCACGTCGAGCGACGCCCGCCCCGTGCGCGGCTTGATGAAAATCGGATACTTGATCGTCTTCGGATCGGGCAGCTCGCTGGGCATCCAGGTGTACGGCGTGTCGATGCCGATCCCGGTGAAGAACTTGAAGGTCTTCTCCTTCTCGTTGGCGAGCGCAATCGTCTCCGGCGAGGATATCGCCGTCACGCAGCCCAGCTTCTTGAATGCCTCGATGTTTGCGCCGATCTTGTCGAATTCGTAATCGACAATCGGCACCAACAGTTGAATTTTCTCTTTCTTGATGATGTCGGTGATCGTCGGGATGAACTTCTCATCCTTGGCCGCCGGCGTCGTGTAGAACGCATTCGAAAAATAGCGCCCCGCCGACTCGGGATTCATGTCGGTCGTCACGACATAGGCGTCGATCTCGTTCTGCTGCCGCAGACCCTTGATAAACGACTGACAGGTGACGGTGCCGGAACCGGTAATCAATACGCGAATTTGCCGCTTGCTCATAGTTTGACCTGTGCCCCGTTCTGCTTGAGGGATTGATCCGCCGCTTCGAGGATGCGGACGACGTGAAGGCCGTCTTCGCCGGAAGTGAGGGGTTTGCGTTTCTCGTTGATCGAAGTGATGAATTCCTGCGCCACCAGCTTCAGCGCCTCGGTACTCTCCACCTTGGGCGCGCGCATGTCGCCGGTGCGGTACTCGACCAGCGCCTGGTACACCTGCTCCTTGTCCTCCTTGCCGGTGGCGTCGGTGAACACCACTTTCTTGTCGTAAATCTTCACCTTCTCCGACGGATCCATGTCATCATAGACGATCATCTGCTTGGTGCCGCCGATCAGCGTCGTGCGCACCTTGACCGGCGCCAGCCAGTTGACGTGGAAATGCGCCAGCAGGTCGTCCTCGTATTGCACCGTCAGGTAACCGATGTTCTCGATCTTCTGCCCGTAATGCGCCACGCCGGTGGCATTAACCGCCTTGGCCTTCTTGCCGGAGATGAAATCGCAAATCGAGATATCGTGCGGCGCCAAATCCCAGATCACGTTAATGTCGTGCTGGAACAGCCCCAGATTCACGCGCACCGAATCGAAGTAGAGCAGTTGCCCGACTTCGCCCGACACCTTCAATTCCTTGATCTTCCGCACCGCGCCGGTGTACAGGAACGTATGGTCGACCATCAGCGTCAACCCGCCCTTGTGCGCCAGATTCAACAGGTCCTCCGCCTCCGCCACCGTGTGCGTCAGCGGCTTCTCCAGCATCACGTGCTTGCCCGCCTTGAGCGCCGCCGCCGCCAGCCGATGGTGCGTAAACACCGGCGTCGCGATCACGACCGCCTGCACGTCAGGATCGGCAATCAACTGCTCGTCGCTGGCGTAACCCTTCACGCTGGGATATTGATTTTGAATGAACTTGACTCGTTCCGGCCGCTGGTCGCAGACCCCTACCACCTTGCAGGCGCCACCCAGCGAGGAAAAATTGCGGACGAGATTTGGCCCCCAGTATCCGACTCCAATTATGCCGATGCCTAACACGCAGACTCCCGCGAAAAAGTCAAAAAGGTCAGCCAATATACCCGCGAAACATGGTTCTGTAAAGGGATTTTGCGGATTGCCGCCGCCGTTCCCGCCTTGACTTTTCCGCCTGATCGGGCTATCATAGATCGTAAATAACTAACTCCCAATCGCTGCCGACTTCGTGTAGGTGATCCTATGCTTCGCCTTGATCCTTCGTTTCGCCGCCATTGCGGCCTCGTCGTTCTTGCCGGGCTGATGTGCCTGCTCGTCCCGGCCATAGCCCACGCCACCTTCTCCATCGTCGCCGTCGACACCCTTACCGGCGCCGTCGGCTCAGCCGGCTCCTCCTGCATCGCCGGTTCGAAAATCAT
This window harbors:
- a CDS encoding glycosyltransferase family 2 protein, with amino-acid sequence MKSLVAVFCYNEGEKIRRVLEQFPAANERDYDVVVMNDGSTDQSRHHVVELGFPVLDHERNLGAGAAIKTVFRYALDKGYDAIVLIAGNGKMRPSEIPRLLQPIAAGEADYVQGSRYLEEGVSANMPLFRRVTIPVFTFVVWLFTGFKGTDVTCGFRAYRLDIIRHPQVDVWQEWLDKYEMEYYVHYKAIKLGFRVCERPVSMIYPPDGKNYSKIRAFSGWWSMIRPWVFLTLRIKK
- a CDS encoding HAD family hydrolase encodes the protein MSRIFFDLDGPILDVAPKFYRIYTDLFAAHGHAVLSAQEYWECKRHKIPEPQIVAKTAPAEFAEVYIPERLKVIENIEYLQYDEIIDGAVAALESLQKRHELVLVTLRNRRASLMWELKHFDLEKHFAAILTKENNHGDFQIKLELIRQYVGAAAASGMLVGDTESDVKAGQLLGLRTVAVTGGIRTKEFLQALGPDHIIDSMHQLLPIVEREFGQ
- a CDS encoding class I SAM-dependent methyltransferase — protein: MSDKFERLDKISDSYNSEVDFDRYLIEFNFDVLQHHLCGDQILEMGCASGVMTRLLLTKVARLDVVDGSQKYIDQLKPELGGQVRFELALFEDYDTSKKYTDIILARALEHIDDPVALLSKMARWLTPDRAAAIHIVVPNADSLHRRIGVAMGMLPSVTALSERDHKYGHKRVYTRPLLEEHITKAGLQVVHAEGIYLKPLANAQMEQWPRNLIDAYYRVGKQFSDACAELYVKCAVRR
- a CDS encoding GDP-mannose 4,6-dehydratase — its product is MNLNGKKVFLTGGAGFIGSHLTMSLVQAGARVTVYDNFSSGLRENLAPVAKEIQVIEGDILDYEKLKTAMTGPHVVSHQAAQLEITHCVDDPIDDLRSNTIGTLHVFQAAVANGVEKIMNASSACVYGQPLYTPSDETKHPTNPNWAYGASKLAAEKYGQIFCELYKLPIVSFRYAIIYGEREWYGRVLTIFLKRILDGKNPVVFGEGKQVRDFTYVGDLVRLHNQALVDERANGHVFNISTGTATSVRQLAEKMVAKFGDGKLRVEFEQVKPGERSEKVDGRMRLPSELSAMVLANHKAKELLGWEPQVMLDEGLEREYRWLAANAGRWQRMSY
- a CDS encoding ATP-grasp domain-containing protein, with product MSKRQIRVLITGSGTVTCQSFIKGLRQQNEIDAYVVTTDMNPESAGRYFSNAFYTTPAAKDEKFIPTITDIIKKEKIQLLVPIVDYEFDKIGANIEAFKKLGCVTAISSPETIALANEKEKTFKFFTGIGIDTPYTWMPSELPDPKTIKYPIFIKPRTGRASLDVHKINNPEDLARYLKEVDDPVLQEYVTGKEYTIDVLSDFSSRVIGVVPRQRVETKVGISYKGRTVDDPVMVEKAKYIAEKMKNIGHCNIQLFVTPEGRYCFFEINPRYAGTLTLTVAAGMNSPYLLCKMVLGDKVEPIIGQYEKNLLMLRYWEEVYVRENGSVLPIPKLTS
- a CDS encoding Gfo/Idh/MocA family oxidoreductase, with the translated sequence MLGIGIIGVGYWGPNLVRNFSSLGGACKVVGVCDQRPERVKFIQNQYPSVKGYASDEQLIADPDVQAVVIATPVFTHHRLAAAALKAGKHVMLEKPLTHTVAEAEDLLNLAHKGGLTLMVDHTFLYTGAVRKIKELKVSGEVGQLLYFDSVRVNLGLFQHDINVIWDLAPHDISICDFISGKKAKAVNATGVAHYGQKIENIGYLTVQYEDDLLAHFHVNWLAPVKVRTTLIGGTKQMIVYDDMDPSEKVKIYDKKVVFTDATGKEDKEQVYQALVEYRTGDMRAPKVESTEALKLVAQEFITSINEKRKPLTSGEDGLHVVRILEAADQSLKQNGAQVKL